A single Verrucomicrobiota bacterium DNA region contains:
- a CDS encoding DUF3604 domain-containing protein — MIIGCVCFVCFFQSAIAQQADYLSPELRQHVEQLKQSFQNAPTNPNNYSGRAKVLWDWANAFALSGGSLPVNLTTAVRPVLPDPPTRRNGQGIDFYIKELTLLDEEPNALGTLTADLGPFEARTFVTVVQRYTVGSKPIVRGGGILVARHFMPGYGQYQDEDPAGDNYMTITSSNASVEFRADGIPVSGMHGGFRGAAPARIYRIEKGTLNSGDVVTITYGDKSGGSRGWLMGSASTDFLPVPLYVDFDGSDHTYALPIQPIRVSGTELAGVHVFSPSVVRPGETFDISVRAQDRFYNRAKGAIPGFKVYANGKPWVTTQKSSQAITVIKGLTFEEEGSYQISVVSDDGSISGNGNPVLVSRTARKVYWGDTHGHSGFAEGIGTPDHFMEWAKEDARLDFVTHSEHDIWMDDSEWEELVSNVTDYSEPGRFTAYLGYEWTTQNQWGGHHNVLFRDLENNFRLPNQIYPTLSSLFQGLRTNFLMEDVLVIPHAHQAGDYRQSDPELVTLVEIMSKHGTFEWFGRMYLNHGHEVGFIAASDDHLSQPGYTAPSESYHSQRGGLAAVLAEENTRDGIFDAMKSLQAYATSGDKIILDVSINGVGMGKRIPFSEDRTIKGRVIGTAPIGSITVIKNDEEIWHKDYLTIESGDYADEEDFYITFSSESFPMHAQDNPRGTRGWGGRLEISGAEILAFEGTDFLHPEVSSLSRDPRNANALLFETGTRGDTSSIKVRLKNVSEDTRIHFDFNATTETGSPPRFRQPARIRPAKVDLAFKDLQRGQTVKAIPLDVYRDRVTLRRVINKGETDVSFELKDQSNLQGEYYYVRVVQANDAMAWSSPIWVGGYEPR, encoded by the coding sequence ATGATAATTGGCTGTGTTTGTTTCGTATGCTTCTTTCAAAGTGCAATTGCACAGCAAGCTGACTATTTGTCGCCTGAGCTTCGGCAACATGTGGAACAATTAAAGCAATCATTCCAAAATGCTCCTACTAATCCAAACAATTACTCCGGACGCGCCAAGGTCCTCTGGGATTGGGCCAACGCCTTTGCACTATCAGGCGGTTCTCTTCCGGTGAATCTGACAACTGCGGTGCGTCCGGTGCTTCCCGACCCTCCTACTCGACGGAACGGACAAGGTATCGATTTTTACATTAAAGAACTCACGCTTTTGGATGAAGAGCCGAATGCCTTGGGCACGCTCACCGCTGATTTGGGTCCTTTTGAAGCGCGGACGTTTGTAACGGTGGTTCAAAGATACACCGTTGGATCCAAACCCATTGTGAGGGGTGGTGGTATTCTGGTGGCGCGTCATTTCATGCCTGGCTATGGGCAATACCAGGATGAGGATCCGGCTGGAGATAATTATATGACGATAACAAGCAGTAATGCTTCAGTCGAATTTCGGGCAGACGGCATTCCGGTGAGCGGGATGCATGGAGGTTTTCGAGGTGCGGCACCGGCCCGGATTTATCGAATTGAAAAAGGAACGCTAAATTCAGGCGATGTGGTAACGATTACTTATGGAGATAAATCGGGAGGTAGCCGAGGTTGGCTGATGGGGTCTGCGTCCACCGACTTTCTTCCGGTTCCTTTGTATGTTGATTTTGATGGCAGTGATCATACCTATGCATTGCCGATCCAGCCAATTCGAGTCTCAGGGACAGAATTGGCAGGTGTGCATGTTTTTTCCCCGTCCGTTGTCAGACCTGGAGAAACATTTGATATATCTGTCCGTGCACAGGATAGGTTTTATAACCGGGCTAAGGGTGCCATTCCCGGGTTCAAAGTTTACGCAAATGGAAAGCCTTGGGTGACGACTCAAAAATCGAGTCAGGCGATAACGGTCATTAAAGGTCTGACGTTTGAAGAAGAAGGATCGTATCAGATTTCGGTTGTTTCAGACGATGGTTCCATTTCCGGAAATGGAAATCCGGTCCTGGTGTCCCGGACTGCCCGGAAAGTCTATTGGGGTGACACGCATGGTCATTCCGGTTTTGCCGAAGGAATTGGAACTCCCGATCATTTTATGGAATGGGCAAAGGAAGATGCGCGTCTCGATTTCGTGACGCACTCGGAGCACGACATCTGGATGGACGACAGCGAATGGGAAGAGTTGGTCAGCAATGTAACCGACTATTCTGAGCCGGGAAGGTTCACGGCCTATCTAGGATATGAATGGACCACCCAAAACCAGTGGGGAGGACATCACAATGTCCTCTTTCGCGACTTGGAAAATAACTTTCGCCTTCCCAATCAAATCTACCCAACTTTATCCAGTCTGTTTCAAGGATTAAGAACAAACTTTCTGATGGAAGACGTATTGGTAATTCCTCACGCACATCAGGCAGGTGACTATCGTCAGAGCGATCCTGAATTAGTGACTCTCGTAGAGATCATGTCCAAGCATGGCACCTTCGAATGGTTCGGTCGCATGTACTTAAATCATGGGCACGAGGTTGGCTTTATTGCTGCCAGTGACGATCATTTGAGTCAACCTGGATACACCGCTCCTTCCGAGAGTTACCATTCCCAACGAGGCGGCCTTGCTGCTGTGTTGGCTGAGGAGAATACCAGGGACGGGATTTTCGACGCCATGAAATCGTTACAGGCCTATGCGACAAGCGGAGACAAAATTATTCTCGATGTTTCAATCAATGGTGTGGGGATGGGAAAGCGTATTCCTTTTTCGGAGGATCGAACGATCAAAGGTAGAGTGATAGGAACCGCACCCATTGGATCGATCACCGTAATAAAAAACGATGAGGAGATTTGGCATAAGGATTACCTGACGATTGAATCCGGTGACTATGCAGATGAGGAAGATTTCTATATCACTTTTTCAAGTGAATCGTTTCCCATGCACGCACAGGATAATCCTCGTGGAACACGCGGGTGGGGCGGACGTTTGGAAATATCGGGTGCCGAAATTCTGGCCTTCGAAGGGACTGATTTTCTGCATCCTGAAGTGAGTAGCTTGAGTAGGGATCCAAGGAACGCGAACGCACTTCTTTTCGAAACAGGTACGAGGGGAGATACCAGCTCGATCAAAGTGCGACTTAAAAATGTGAGCGAGGATACGCGCATTCATTTTGATTTTAATGCGACTACCGAGACGGGTAGTCCACCTCGGTTTCGTCAGCCAGCGAGGATTCGGCCTGCGAAGGTTGATTTGGCTTTCAAGGATCTTCAACGAGGACAGACCGTAAAAGCAATACCTCTGGATGTGTATCGCGATCGGGTTACCCTGCGCCGGGTCATCAACAAGGGCGAGACCGATGTCAGTTTCGAGTTAAAAGATCAGAGTAACCTGCAGGGCGAGTATTATTACGTCCGTGTCGTGCAAGCCAACGACGCTATGGCCTGGTCGAGTCCCATCTGGGTCGGCGGCTACGAGCCGCGTTAG